A stretch of Candidatus Symbiobacter mobilis CR DNA encodes these proteins:
- the thrS gene encoding threonine--tRNA ligase, with product MVCLRFPDGSVRSYPGPVTAATVAADTAQPADVIAAQVGDRLVDLCHLLDADATLAFVRETDPQGLDILRHSTAHLLAYAVKDLFPHAQVTIGPMIENGFYYDFAFERPFTPEDLTAIERRMAELAAKNEAVVRRVLPRDEAIAVFQSQGEHYKVELIRAIPEGEIVSLYREGAFEDLCRGPHAPNTGRLRHFKLMKVAGAYWRGDHRNAMLQRIYGTAWPSKEALHQYLHMLEEAEKRDHRKLGRELDLFHQEESAPGLVFWHAKGWVLWQCVEQYMRQVYRHNGYREVKGPQILDKSLWEKTGHWDKYRENMFITESEKREYALKPMNCPGHILIYKQGVKSYRDLPLRYGEFGQCHRNEPSGGLHGIMRVRGFTQDDGHIFCTEDQIQQECAAFTALLQEVYADFGFTDILYKVATRPDKRIGSDASWDKAEQALLDSLRSCGRAFDISPGEGAFYGPKIEYTLRDALGRPWQCGTIQVDFFMPERLGAEYVGEDGARHFPVMLHRAIVGSLERFIGILIEETAGALPVWLAPVQAVILSVTDAHVAYAQQVCQALCSQGFRAETDPGKDKITYKIRAHSVQKVPYLLVVGDREVSDATVSVRARGGQNLGVMSVDELARRLALDVARKSRPIP from the coding sequence ATGGTTTGTCTCCGTTTCCCCGATGGTTCCGTGCGTTCGTACCCAGGCCCCGTAACGGCGGCCACCGTTGCTGCCGACACAGCGCAGCCCGCCGACGTCATCGCGGCCCAGGTCGGGGATCGGCTCGTCGACCTCTGCCACCTGCTGGATGCCGACGCCACCCTTGCCTTCGTTCGCGAAACGGATCCCCAAGGGCTGGACATCCTGCGCCACTCGACGGCGCATCTGCTGGCTTACGCAGTCAAGGATCTGTTTCCGCACGCCCAGGTCACCATCGGCCCGATGATTGAGAACGGTTTCTATTACGACTTTGCCTTCGAACGGCCTTTCACGCCCGAAGATCTGACCGCCATCGAACGCCGCATGGCCGAACTTGCAGCCAAAAACGAGGCTGTAGTACGCCGCGTGCTGCCACGTGACGAGGCTATCGCGGTATTCCAAAGCCAAGGCGAGCACTACAAAGTCGAACTCATCCGCGCCATTCCCGAAGGGGAGATCGTGAGCCTGTACCGCGAAGGCGCCTTCGAGGACCTGTGCCGTGGCCCGCACGCGCCCAACACGGGCCGACTGCGCCACTTCAAGCTGATGAAGGTGGCCGGGGCCTACTGGCGTGGCGACCACCGCAACGCGATGCTCCAGCGCATCTACGGCACCGCGTGGCCGAGCAAGGAAGCGCTCCACCAATACCTGCACATGCTCGAAGAGGCCGAGAAGCGCGACCACCGCAAGCTGGGGCGCGAGCTAGACCTCTTCCACCAGGAAGAATCTGCCCCCGGCCTGGTGTTCTGGCACGCCAAGGGATGGGTGCTGTGGCAATGCGTGGAACAGTACATGCGGCAGGTGTACCGCCACAACGGCTACCGCGAAGTCAAAGGGCCCCAAATCCTTGACAAATCGCTGTGGGAGAAAACGGGACACTGGGACAAATACCGGGAAAACATGTTCATCACGGAATCGGAAAAGCGCGAATACGCGCTCAAACCGATGAACTGCCCCGGCCACATCCTGATCTATAAGCAAGGTGTCAAAAGCTACCGGGACTTGCCCCTGCGTTATGGGGAATTCGGCCAATGCCACCGCAACGAGCCGTCTGGCGGGCTGCACGGCATCATGCGCGTGCGCGGCTTTACGCAAGACGACGGCCACATCTTCTGCACGGAAGACCAAATCCAGCAGGAATGCGCAGCCTTCACGGCATTGCTGCAAGAGGTCTATGCAGACTTCGGATTCACCGACATCCTCTACAAAGTCGCAACCCGCCCCGACAAGCGGATCGGCAGCGATGCAAGCTGGGACAAGGCGGAACAAGCCCTGCTCGACAGCCTTCGTTCTTGTGGACGGGCTTTCGACATCTCCCCCGGCGAAGGCGCCTTTTATGGCCCCAAGATCGAATACACGCTGCGCGACGCGCTGGGCCGCCCCTGGCAGTGCGGAACGATCCAGGTGGACTTTTTTATGCCCGAACGCCTCGGCGCCGAATATGTCGGCGAAGACGGCGCACGCCACTTCCCCGTCATGCTGCACCGTGCAATCGTCGGCAGTCTGGAGCGCTTCATCGGCATCCTGATCGAAGAAACCGCCGGTGCCCTGCCCGTATGGCTGGCCCCTGTGCAGGCTGTCATCCTGTCCGTTACCGATGCCCACGTCGCCTACGCGCAGCAAGTTTGCCAAGCGTTGTGCAGTCAAGGCTTTCGCGCTGAAACGGACCCGGGCAAAGACAAGATCACCTATAAAATTCGCGCCCATTCCGTGCAGAAGGTGCCTTATCTCCTCGTCGTGGGGGATCGGGAAGTCTCCGATGCAACGGTCTCAGTGCGTGCTCGTGGCGGGCAAAACCTCGGCGTTATGTCTGTAGACGAGCTGGCTCGTCGTCTCGCTCTCGACGTCGCGCGCAAGTCGCGCCCCATCCCCTAG
- the ilvC gene encoding ketol-acid reductoisomerase, which translates to MKVFYDKDCNLDLIRSKKVAIIGYGSQGHAHAQNLHDSGVPVVVGLRKGGASWAKVEKAGLQVVDVAEAARTADVVMMLLPDEQIASVYAKDVEPHIRQGASLVFAHGFNVHYGFVVPRADLDVWMVAPKAPGHTVRGTYAQGGGVPHLIAVHQDRSGNALQLALSYAMANGGGRAGIIETTFREETETDLFGEQAVLCGGTVELIKTGFETLIEAGYAPEMAYFECLHELKLIVDMIYEGGIGNMNYSISNNAEYGEYVTGPKVVTQASREAMRQCLRDIQSGEYAKSFMLENQAGAPVLRSRRRLMAEHPIEKVGESLRAMMPWIAKNKLVDQSRN; encoded by the coding sequence GTGAAAGTGTTTTACGACAAAGATTGCAATCTCGACCTGATTCGTTCGAAGAAGGTCGCCATCATCGGCTACGGCAGCCAAGGCCATGCGCACGCGCAAAACCTGCATGACAGCGGCGTGCCCGTGGTCGTCGGCCTGCGCAAGGGCGGTGCATCGTGGGCCAAAGTCGAAAAGGCCGGGCTGCAAGTCGTCGACGTGGCCGAAGCCGCCCGCACTGCGGATGTAGTCATGATGTTGCTGCCCGACGAACAAATCGCCAGCGTCTACGCCAAAGACGTGGAACCGCACATCCGCCAGGGTGCATCGTTGGTGTTCGCGCACGGCTTCAATGTCCATTACGGCTTCGTCGTGCCCCGTGCCGACCTCGACGTCTGGATGGTCGCCCCCAAGGCGCCAGGCCATACCGTGCGCGGCACCTATGCCCAGGGTGGCGGGGTTCCCCATCTCATCGCCGTCCATCAGGATCGCAGCGGCAATGCCCTGCAGTTGGCGCTAAGTTACGCCATGGCCAACGGCGGCGGGCGCGCCGGGATCATCGAAACGACGTTCCGCGAAGAGACCGAAACTGATCTCTTTGGCGAACAGGCCGTGCTCTGCGGAGGAACCGTCGAGCTCATCAAGACCGGGTTCGAGACCCTCATCGAAGCCGGATACGCACCAGAAATGGCCTACTTTGAATGCCTGCACGAGCTTAAGCTGATCGTCGACATGATCTACGAAGGCGGCATCGGCAACATGAATTACTCCATCTCGAACAACGCCGAATACGGCGAGTACGTCACCGGCCCCAAGGTCGTCACCCAGGCGTCTCGCGAGGCCATGCGCCAATGTCTGCGCGACATCCAGTCCGGGGAATACGCCAAGAGCTTCATGCTGGAAAACCAGGCCGGCGCCCCCGTATTGCGCAGCCGCAGGCGGCTGATGGCCGAGCATCCGATTGAAAAAGTCGGCGAATCCCTGCGTGCGATGATGCCGTGGATCGCCAAAAACAAGCTCGTCGATCAATCCCGCAACTAA
- the ilvN gene encoding acetolactate synthase small subunit, which produces MKHIIAVLLENEAGALSRVVGLFSARAFNIESLTVAPTEDPSLSRMTIQTTGSDEVIEQITKHLNRLIEVIKVVDLTEGGYIERELMMVKVRAIGKEREEMKRMADIFRGRIIDVTDKSYTIELTGDKSKNDAFLDALESGVVLETVRTGACGIGRGERILRV; this is translated from the coding sequence ATGAAACACATCATCGCCGTGCTCCTGGAAAACGAAGCCGGGGCGCTTTCTCGTGTCGTCGGGCTGTTTTCTGCCCGTGCCTTCAACATTGAGTCGCTGACTGTGGCGCCGACAGAGGATCCCAGCCTCTCGCGGATGACCATCCAAACGACAGGTTCTGACGAAGTCATCGAACAAATCACCAAGCATCTCAACCGCCTCATCGAAGTCATCAAGGTCGTCGACCTCACCGAAGGGGGCTACATCGAGCGTGAGTTGATGATGGTCAAGGTGCGCGCCATCGGCAAGGAGCGCGAGGAAATGAAGCGCATGGCCGACATCTTCCGGGGACGTATCATCGACGTGACCGACAAGAGCTACACCATCGAGCTGACCGGGGACAAAAGCAAGAACGACGCCTTCCTCGACGCCCTCGAATCCGGGGTCGTTCTCGAAACAGTGCGTACGGGCGCTTGTGGCATTGGCCGTGGGGAACGCATCCTGCGGGTGTGA
- a CDS encoding acetolactate synthase 3 catalytic subunit, giving the protein MDSSSTSPCASSGALPPHDPTATTATSTTAVAETAVTDTAGIELRGAEILIDALQREGVKYVWGYPGGAVLHIYDAFFKQHSIRHFLVRHEQAAVHAADAYARATGEVGVAFVTSGPGSTNAVTGIATAYMDSTPLVVVSGQVPTPAIGLDAFQECDTVGITRPVVKHNFLVKDTRELGMVMKKAFHIARSGRPGPVVVDIPKDVSFRKVPYKGYPDAVEMRSYNPVHKGHAGQIRKAVQLLLSAKRPYVYTGGGVIHSNATAELRQLLDLLGCPGTSTLMGLGAIPGNDHRFLGMPGMHGTVEANNAMQHCDVLLAIGARFDDRVIGNPKHFAQNERKIIHIDIDPSSISKRVRVDIPIVGDIREVLIDMLALLRESPQRIDSAALQAWWSTIAEWRACNCLRYDHGDGDIIKPQYVLETLQKLTKDDDVYITTDVGQHQMWAAQYLRFRDPRHWISSGGLGTMGVGIPFAMGVKLARPDNDVFCITGEGSVQMCIQELSTCLQHGLPIKIVLLNNRYLGMVRQWQEIEHGGRYSHSYMDALPDFVKLAQAYGHVGMRIDHAKDVEPALREARSLKNRTVFLDFRTDPTENVFPMVQAGKGITEMLRSSEDY; this is encoded by the coding sequence ATGGATTCTTCCTCTACTTCTCCCTGCGCCTCTTCTGGCGCCCTCCCCCCCCACGACCCCACCGCAACCACTGCAACGTCCACCACGGCTGTTGCGGAAACGGCTGTGACAGACACGGCTGGCATAGAACTGCGCGGTGCGGAAATCCTCATCGACGCTTTGCAGCGTGAGGGCGTGAAATACGTCTGGGGCTACCCCGGCGGCGCCGTCCTCCACATTTACGACGCGTTTTTCAAACAACACTCGATCCGCCATTTTTTGGTGCGGCATGAACAAGCTGCCGTCCATGCCGCCGATGCCTATGCACGGGCCACTGGAGAGGTCGGCGTGGCATTCGTCACTTCCGGCCCTGGATCGACCAATGCCGTCACAGGCATCGCCACGGCGTACATGGACAGTACGCCCCTCGTCGTCGTCAGCGGGCAAGTTCCGACCCCCGCGATTGGCCTCGACGCATTCCAGGAATGCGACACCGTCGGCATCACCCGCCCCGTTGTCAAGCACAACTTCTTGGTCAAGGATACGCGCGAACTCGGCATGGTCATGAAAAAGGCCTTCCATATCGCACGCAGTGGCCGACCTGGGCCTGTCGTCGTCGATATTCCGAAAGACGTTTCCTTCCGCAAAGTGCCCTACAAAGGGTACCCGGATGCCGTGGAGATGCGCTCGTACAACCCCGTCCACAAAGGGCACGCGGGGCAGATTCGCAAAGCCGTCCAACTGCTGCTGTCGGCCAAACGGCCTTACGTGTACACCGGCGGTGGAGTGATCCACAGCAACGCTACGGCAGAGCTGCGCCAACTCTTGGATTTGCTCGGTTGCCCTGGCACCAGCACGCTCATGGGGCTGGGCGCCATTCCTGGCAATGACCACCGCTTCCTCGGTATGCCCGGTATGCATGGAACGGTCGAAGCCAACAATGCCATGCAGCATTGCGACGTGCTGCTGGCGATTGGCGCACGTTTCGACGATCGGGTGATCGGCAACCCCAAGCATTTCGCGCAAAACGAACGCAAGATCATCCACATCGACATCGACCCTTCGAGCATTTCCAAGCGCGTGCGGGTCGACATCCCGATCGTCGGCGACATCCGAGAAGTGCTCATCGACATGCTGGCGCTCTTGCGGGAATCCCCCCAGCGCATCGACTCCGCTGCACTGCAAGCGTGGTGGAGCACCATCGCGGAATGGCGCGCCTGCAATTGCCTGCGCTATGACCATGGCGATGGGGACATCATCAAGCCCCAGTACGTCCTTGAGACACTGCAAAAGTTGACGAAAGACGACGACGTCTACATCACCACCGACGTCGGCCAGCACCAGATGTGGGCAGCCCAGTACCTCCGCTTCCGCGATCCCCGGCACTGGATCAGCTCCGGCGGTTTGGGAACGATGGGTGTGGGAATTCCTTTCGCCATGGGTGTGAAGCTGGCCCGGCCCGACAACGACGTGTTCTGCATCACTGGAGAAGGTTCCGTGCAGATGTGCATCCAGGAGCTTTCGACTTGCCTGCAACATGGCTTGCCGATCAAGATCGTCTTGCTCAACAACCGCTACCTCGGTATGGTGCGCCAGTGGCAGGAGATTGAACACGGCGGGCGCTACAGCCACAGCTACATGGACGCGCTCCCGGACTTCGTCAAATTGGCGCAGGCTTATGGGCACGTCGGAATGCGCATTGACCACGCCAAAGATGTGGAGCCAGCCTTGCGCGAGGCACGCAGCCTCAAGAATCGGACGGTGTTCCTCGACTTCCGCACCGACCCCACGGAAAACGTGTTCCCGATGGTGCAAGCCGGCAAGGGAATCACGGAAATGCTGCGGAGTTCCGAAGACTACTGA
- a CDS encoding diguanylate cyclase: MKNCFLNSRMKTIVTCMKKLLVWLAPPVFAGDEEKTRQARLANIIGLGSLAFICIVIVGNATDDTVPHLTQIINLIACFVILQFLICLHRGKVTLARLGMILFGFFYIVMVTASLGTIYSSATPVFTFWVLMTGVLFDLRGIVLGSVGASLAVLGLMLAEQAHWMPMPSTTVSVSDWIAYTILFAFTGGLTYYINLGTKRALVRAKTEITQRKIAEVQLQATKDKLHGMLNALPEPLWEISLDGVVHDYRSPCSDHGAALPENILGKRLCDFLPTDAVEQVTTALQEAAHKGQSCGITYTLQLPQGTRWFELSVAAKPGCDKQDQRFICLVRDTTRRQQAEDALLVSEARYRLLADVARDVIWSVNGDGLLTFVSPASETVLGYAPAALQHQTMDAMFAPASLDFWRDYVQQVQLDHKTGKSPKSLRREMECFCKDGSTIWTDVTAHPTFHKTGLVEVIGVSRDITEHKRMVCELQHARDAAESANRALQGAYEELSRIAITDPLTGVYNRRQFIKIAQMEIAQVHRYQTTVSMLLFDIDHFKSINDTYGHLTGDRILVELAKLVSAALRQVDVLARWGGEEFVVIMPQCGAPEAIQLAEKLRILIATHPFPEVRTVTVSLGVAECNPEEHWDAWFKRVDQALYRAKSSGRNMVCLAFE, from the coding sequence ATGAAGAACTGTTTTTTGAATTCAAGAATGAAAACCATTGTTACATGCATGAAAAAATTGCTGGTATGGCTCGCACCACCAGTATTTGCCGGTGATGAAGAGAAAACGCGCCAAGCAAGGCTTGCAAATATCATTGGTTTGGGTAGCCTGGCTTTTATCTGTATTGTCATAGTAGGCAATGCGACCGACGATACCGTGCCCCACCTTACCCAGATCATCAATTTGATTGCATGTTTCGTGATCTTGCAATTCTTGATCTGTCTCCATCGTGGCAAGGTGACACTGGCGCGTTTGGGAATGATTCTTTTTGGATTTTTCTACATTGTTATGGTGACTGCCAGCTTGGGAACCATTTATTCTTCTGCAACACCCGTCTTCACCTTCTGGGTGCTGATGACTGGGGTTTTGTTCGATCTTCGTGGCATTGTGTTGGGGTCGGTTGGGGCATCGCTTGCTGTGTTGGGGTTGATGTTGGCCGAACAGGCACATTGGATGCCTATGCCTTCCACGACAGTCAGCGTGTCGGATTGGATTGCGTACACGATTTTGTTTGCTTTCACGGGCGGATTAACGTATTACATCAATCTGGGAACCAAAAGAGCTTTGGTCCGTGCCAAGACGGAGATTACACAACGCAAAATAGCAGAAGTCCAGCTTCAAGCGACGAAAGACAAGCTGCACGGGATGCTCAATGCATTGCCTGAACCATTATGGGAAATCAGCCTGGATGGGGTGGTGCATGATTACCGGTCTCCGTGCAGCGACCATGGGGCGGCACTACCAGAGAATATATTGGGAAAGCGACTCTGCGACTTCTTGCCAACCGATGCAGTCGAACAAGTGACTACCGCTTTGCAGGAGGCTGCGCACAAAGGTCAGTCTTGCGGCATCACGTACACGCTGCAACTGCCACAAGGCACACGGTGGTTTGAACTGTCTGTCGCAGCCAAACCGGGTTGCGACAAGCAAGATCAACGCTTTATCTGCTTGGTACGTGACACTACCCGGAGACAGCAGGCCGAAGATGCCCTGTTGGTCAGCGAAGCGCGGTACCGGCTTTTGGCAGACGTTGCCCGCGACGTTATCTGGAGCGTGAACGGCGATGGTTTGTTGACCTTCGTCAGTCCGGCGTCAGAAACCGTATTGGGCTATGCGCCCGCAGCATTGCAGCACCAGACGATGGATGCGATGTTTGCGCCCGCATCGTTGGATTTCTGGAGAGACTATGTGCAACAGGTACAGCTTGATCACAAAACAGGGAAATCTCCCAAGAGTCTTCGACGGGAAATGGAATGTTTTTGCAAGGATGGATCGACTATCTGGACAGATGTTACGGCGCATCCGACGTTCCACAAAACCGGTCTGGTGGAAGTCATCGGCGTATCCCGCGACATTACTGAGCATAAACGGATGGTGTGCGAGTTACAACATGCGCGTGATGCGGCGGAATCCGCAAACCGAGCCTTGCAAGGGGCTTACGAAGAATTGTCGAGGATTGCTATTACCGACCCCTTGACCGGTGTGTACAACCGGCGGCAATTCATCAAGATAGCCCAGATGGAAATAGCACAGGTGCATCGCTACCAAACGACTGTGTCCATGCTGCTCTTTGACATTGATCACTTCAAGTCAATCAATGACACCTATGGCCACCTGACCGGAGACCGTATTCTGGTTGAACTCGCCAAATTGGTTTCCGCAGCACTCAGACAGGTGGATGTGCTAGCGCGTTGGGGTGGGGAAGAATTTGTCGTCATCATGCCGCAATGTGGTGCGCCAGAGGCCATCCAATTGGCGGAGAAACTCCGCATCCTGATCGCAACACATCCGTTTCCAGAAGTGCGTACTGTGACGGTCAGTCTGGGGGTGGCCGAGTGCAATCCCGAAGAGCATTGGGATGCCTGGTTCAAGCGGGTTGACCAGGCACTGTATAGGGCCAAGTCCAGCGGGCGCAATATGGTTTGCCTAGCCTTCGAGTAA
- a CDS encoding RNA polymerase sigma factor encodes MATAAELSDFLQSIEKRAFKRAVYHVGNDEVALDIVQDSMMRLAEHYGDKPVGELLLLFQRILGNAIMDWFRRQSVQKSVFASLDDLLDDSGDADCDVLDSLHVAQSSWVFENPQDNAERMQTLQCIEREISLLPPRQREAFLLRYWEELDVRETAAAMGCSEGSVKVHCSRAVQALLRSLLGKGMQS; translated from the coding sequence TTGGCCACCGCTGCGGAACTCTCGGATTTTTTGCAGAGCATCGAGAAACGGGCCTTCAAGCGCGCCGTGTACCACGTCGGCAACGATGAGGTAGCGCTGGACATCGTCCAGGACAGCATGATGAGGCTTGCAGAGCACTACGGCGACAAGCCCGTTGGCGAGCTGCTCCTGCTATTTCAGCGCATCCTTGGCAATGCGATCATGGACTGGTTTCGTCGCCAGAGCGTACAAAAGTCCGTGTTCGCTTCGCTGGACGATCTGCTCGACGATAGTGGGGACGCAGATTGCGACGTGCTGGACTCTTTGCACGTCGCCCAGTCTTCCTGGGTTTTCGAGAACCCCCAGGACAATGCGGAGCGGATGCAGACGCTGCAATGCATCGAGCGGGAAATATCCCTTTTGCCCCCCCGTCAACGCGAGGCCTTTTTGTTGCGTTACTGGGAAGAGCTTGATGTTCGGGAAACCGCTGCTGCCATGGGATGTTCCGAGGGTAGTGTCAAAGTGCATTGCTCCCGTGCCGTACAGGCTTTGCTGCGATCTCTCCTTGGCAAAGGAATGCAATCATGA
- a CDS encoding DUF3619 family protein, giving the protein MSLTKSPTKISAATSAKRDAALDQFARRLCVALDETTEDVPYDVAERLRAARVRAVEVRKHRVRAVLPRSWGHNGSATLSMHEGDEGGRHSPWWARAAFAGWLLAVLVGLFAISAVQYEVGVLELAELDTAILTDDLPPAAYVDVGFAQFLQLQHVREP; this is encoded by the coding sequence ATGAGTCTGACCAAAAGTCCTACCAAAATTTCTGCAGCAACTTCTGCCAAGCGCGACGCAGCGTTAGATCAGTTTGCCCGTCGGCTTTGTGTTGCGCTCGATGAGACTACGGAGGACGTGCCGTACGACGTGGCAGAACGTTTGCGTGCCGCTCGGGTGCGCGCCGTGGAGGTCCGCAAGCATCGGGTGCGCGCTGTGTTGCCTCGCTCATGGGGCCACAACGGCTCTGCCACGCTATCCATGCACGAGGGGGATGAAGGGGGCCGGCATTCCCCTTGGTGGGCGCGGGCTGCCTTCGCGGGCTGGTTGCTCGCTGTGCTGGTGGGGCTGTTTGCGATCAGTGCAGTGCAATACGAAGTGGGGGTGCTGGAGTTGGCGGAGCTGGATACCGCCATCCTGACCGACGATCTTCCCCCTGCGGCCTATGTCGACGTTGGCTTCGCCCAGTTTTTGCAGCTCCAACATGTTCGGGAACCTTGA
- a CDS encoding DUF3106 domain-containing protein encodes MTTTKFGDMGVANVGVGGAAAWIAALLLCGGSVWALDAASAPTVTVHPRTGGLPVVARSRTADPVDLLGTALPRVFSATDWASLTPEQRVALRPLAAVWKDLGSVQRRKWITLGSHFAQMTPEEQAKLHARMTQWVALTPQQREDARRRYAQVRRTMPAAQRSELWATYQALSPEEKQRFAKQFAQKSQARSARAPRAMQPGAVSSVSLPRMPGASGVVLSVGSGQSSRASAPTASASIPASASSSAPVTAASAIQPPVGAASTVGVPSGVDGSKAFAALPLPAASSAASSSVTPFAIPGMVR; translated from the coding sequence TTGACCACGACAAAGTTCGGGGATATGGGGGTGGCGAATGTTGGCGTGGGGGGCGCTGCTGCGTGGATTGCTGCCTTGTTGCTGTGTGGGGGGAGCGTTTGGGCACTGGATGCGGCATCTGCCCCCACAGTCACAGTACATCCTCGCACGGGGGGCTTGCCAGTGGTTGCGCGTTCCCGAACCGCTGACCCCGTAGATCTGTTGGGTACGGCATTACCGCGGGTGTTCTCTGCGACCGACTGGGCATCGCTCACCCCAGAGCAGCGCGTCGCTTTGCGTCCGCTGGCAGCGGTATGGAAAGATTTGGGTTCCGTGCAGCGTCGCAAATGGATCACCTTGGGATCCCATTTCGCGCAGATGACACCCGAGGAACAGGCCAAGTTGCATGCCCGCATGACCCAGTGGGTGGCGCTGACCCCCCAACAACGCGAAGATGCGAGGCGCCGCTATGCGCAGGTTCGGCGCACCATGCCAGCCGCGCAGCGTAGCGAGCTGTGGGCGACGTACCAAGCCCTCAGCCCGGAGGAAAAGCAACGGTTTGCCAAGCAATTTGCGCAGAAATCGCAGGCCCGATCCGCCCGCGCTCCAAGGGCCATGCAGCCTGGCGCCGTCTCCTCCGTTTCCCTGCCCCGTATGCCCGGTGCATCCGGCGTCGTTCTCAGTGTGGGCAGTGGACAGTCGTCGCGGGCGAGTGCGCCGACAGCATCCGCCTCCATCCCTGCCTCTGCATCGTCCTCTGCGCCGGTCACTGCTGCATCGGCAATCCAGCCTCCTGTCGGCGCCGCTTCCACAGTGGGGGTACCGTCCGGGGTCGATGGTTCCAAGGCTTTTGCTGCGTTGCCTCTTCCTGCTGCATCTTCGGCTGCATCCTCGTCCGTAACCCCGTTTGCCATCCCGGGGATGGTTCGCTAG
- the argH gene encoding argininosuccinate lyase: MPSNQFDHKQQAWSALFSEPMHECVQRYTASVSFDQRLWKVDIAASLAHAEMLCHQGILCPQDYADICRGMETITQEIESGSFVWKWELEDVHLNLEARLTALVGDAGKRLHTGRSRNDQVATDVRLWLRAEIDKLILALAALQRALVEVAAEHVDVILPGFTHLQVAQPVSFAHHLLAYVEMFDRDTQRLREVRRRTNHLPLGAAALAGTSYPLDRERVACTLGMVDEQGCPQLCQNSIDAVSDRDFAIEFTASASLCMVHLSRFSEELVLWTSQQFGFVRIADRFTTGSSIMPQKKNPDVAELARGKTGRVVGHLMGLLMLMKGQPLAYNKDNQEDKEPLFDTVDTLWNTLRIFAEMIGGQIDPQTGHKEGGLQLCSAAMASAARVGFSTATDLADYLVRKGLPFRDAHEIVARAVREAIATNTDLCEWPLERLQSLHPHIQEDVYTAISLRGALESRHTVGGTAPNRVREQLARHAQRLACLLK, translated from the coding sequence ATGCCATCCAACCAGTTCGACCACAAGCAACAAGCCTGGTCTGCCCTGTTCTCCGAACCCATGCACGAATGCGTACAACGCTACACGGCCAGCGTCTCTTTCGACCAACGGCTGTGGAAGGTGGACATCGCCGCCAGCCTTGCGCACGCGGAAATGCTTTGCCACCAGGGAATCCTCTGCCCCCAGGATTACGCAGACATCTGCCGTGGCATGGAGACGATCACCCAGGAAATCGAGTCCGGCAGCTTCGTCTGGAAGTGGGAGCTCGAAGACGTACACCTCAACCTCGAAGCGCGGCTGACGGCGCTCGTGGGGGACGCAGGCAAACGCCTGCATACCGGGCGATCGCGCAACGACCAGGTCGCGACCGACGTGCGGCTCTGGCTACGCGCCGAAATCGACAAGCTGATCTTGGCGCTGGCAGCGTTGCAACGCGCGCTGGTCGAGGTCGCCGCAGAGCATGTCGATGTGATCCTGCCCGGCTTTACCCACCTGCAAGTAGCGCAGCCGGTGAGCTTTGCACACCACTTGCTGGCCTACGTCGAGATGTTCGACCGCGACACCCAGCGCTTGCGCGAAGTCCGCCGCCGCACAAACCACTTGCCCCTGGGCGCTGCTGCCCTGGCTGGGACCAGCTACCCCCTGGACCGCGAACGTGTGGCTTGCACCCTGGGAATGGTCGACGAACAAGGGTGCCCCCAGCTCTGCCAGAACTCCATCGACGCCGTCAGCGACAGGGACTTTGCCATCGAATTCACTGCCAGCGCCAGCCTGTGCATGGTGCATCTGAGCCGGTTCAGCGAAGAATTGGTGCTGTGGACGAGCCAGCAATTTGGCTTCGTGCGGATTGCCGACCGCTTCACCACCGGCAGCTCGATCATGCCGCAGAAAAAGAACCCTGATGTTGCCGAGCTTGCACGCGGCAAGACGGGCCGCGTGGTTGGCCATCTCATGGGCCTGCTGATGCTGATGAAAGGCCAACCCTTGGCCTACAACAAAGACAACCAGGAAGACAAGGAACCCCTGTTCGACACGGTCGATACGCTCTGGAACACCTTGCGCATCTTTGCCGAGATGATCGGCGGCCAAATCGACCCACAGACTGGTCACAAGGAAGGGGGATTGCAACTGTGCAGTGCAGCCATGGCATCGGCTGCGCGCGTGGGTTTTTCCACCGCTACCGATCTGGCCGACTACCTCGTCCGCAAGGGGCTACCTTTCCGCGATGCGCACGAAATCGTTGCTCGGGCCGTGCGGGAAGCCATCGCCACCAACACCGACCTGTGCGAATGGCCCCTGGAACGCTTGCAAAGCCTGCACCCGCACATTCAGGAAGATGTCTATACGGCGATTTCCCTGCGCGGCGCGCTCGAATCTCGGCACACCGTCGGCGGCACTGCCCCCAATCGGGTACGCGAACAACTCGCCCGGCACGCCCAGCGCCTCGCCTGCCTACTGAAATAG